In Silurus meridionalis isolate SWU-2019-XX chromosome 11, ASM1480568v1, whole genome shotgun sequence, the sequence AACCACTACATCACTCTTCAATGTGTCTgagctaaaacacacatcatactGTTGAGTGGATTTAGAGTAAGACCAGCTCCCGTCAGGGTGTGTAGTGACCACTGGAACACTGGAGCTGCTGAAAGCACCGTCTGTCCTGTAGCATTTAGATGCTATTAAAGCGATGAGGCTCAGTAAAAATATCACTGACACTGAGACAATAGCGATGAGCAGATACAGATTCATATTAGAAAAATTCTCCTCCTTTACTGGCACTTGTCTTAGTGAAGGCTGCAGGCTGTCCATATTTTCCACAACCACAACTTCAATACTCATACTTGTGGACAGTGAAGGTTCTCCATGATCTGAGACAGTGATGATAAGCGGGTGAGTTTTTAAGTCATTGTCACTCATTCGTCTTTTAGTCCTTATTTCTCCTGTGCTGGTTCCGATTCTGAAGAGATTCGTTCCTTTTGGTTCAGTTATGTGATAAGATAATAGTGCATTATATCCTGAGTCGGAGTCTACAGCTCTGACTTTAGCCACAAAATATCCCACTTCAGCAGAGTAGGGAATGTTCTCACTGTTTACTGATCCAGGGTCAGAGTAAGGAGGGAGAAAAACTGGACTGTTGTCATTCTCATCCaggataaaaacatttacagtcacGTTACTACTTAGTGGAGGGACACCAGAGTCAGTGGCCTCCACAATAAACTgaagttgttttatttcttcgTAGTTAAAAGACTGCGTTGTGTATATTTCCCCATTCACAGAATTGACGTTTATCATAGGTGATACCCGAGCCCCATTGCTGGAATTCTCTAAGAGTGAGTATGAAAGTTCTGCGTTTCTACCAAGATCTGAATCCTCTGCAAAAACTCTCACCACAAAATCTCCAACCTGTCCGTTTTCTCTTATATAAGCGTGCATAAGTGGCGTGGGGAAACGTGGAGCGTTATCATTAACATCAGCAATATTGACTGTTATTATAGCGCTACTGGAAAGAGGTGGAGTTCCTTCATCTACGGCCACAAGAGGAATGTTATACTGAGAAATATTTTCTATGTCTAAAACCCCGTTTACTAGCAATGAATAATGGTTTTTATACGATAGCTCTAATAAAAACGGAAAGAAGCCCTTGATTGACAGGCGCACAACGCCATTTTTGCCTCCATCATTATCAGTCACTGTAACTAAAGCAACAGCAGTCCCAAGTTTAGTGTTTTCTTTTACGCTTTCTAGTAATGGGGTCGTTTTGATTTCCGGAGCGTTGTCGTTTTCATCTAAAATCTCTACTAAAACTTTACAGTGTGTACTTTTAGGAGGACTACCTTTGTCTCGTGCTTGGACTCTCAACTCAACGGCTCGATTTTCTTCATAATCCAGATGTTCATTTACTACAATCTGACCAGTTTCAGGAATTATggtgaacacattttttttggacTTCCCATGTCCTGAAATCGAGTACACGATGTCACCATTAGAATCTTCATCTAAATCAGATGCGGAGACAGACAAAATTTTAGTTCCAAGtgcaatattttcttttactttcactttataAATATTCTTGATAAAAACTGGACTGTTGTCGTTGACATCTATGACGTCAACAATGATATTTAAGGTCCCTGTCTTCGGAGGTTTTCCTCCATCTAGTGCGATTAGAAGCAGGTGTAATGCTGACTGCTTTTCTCTGTCTAAAGCCTTTTGCAACACCAACTCAGCCGATACACTCTGCTCATCAGTCTGTACATCTACAGAGAAAAACTCATTCGTATTTAATCTATAACCTTTCAGCGCGTTGCTGCCTATATCATCATCCTCAGCTACTGGAAGAAGAAACCTCTCTCCAGGGCTTGTGTTTTCGGTAATATTCAGCTTGAACGTGTTCAGTGGGAAGTGAGGTGCGTTGTCATTTATGTCCACGATCGTTATCTCAATTCTATACAAATGATGAGGGTTTTGAGCAAGGGCCTCGATATTCAAGACGCATTTCTGATCAAAAGCGCAAAAGTCCTCACGGTCAATTCTTTCACTTACAAACAACACTCCCGTCTTCAGATTGACGTCGAAATACTTTTTATTAGATCCAGACACGAGCTGAAACAATCGAGCTTCCATGTCGTGCACATCAATGTTTAAATCTTTAGCGATGTTCCCGACAACCGTCCCTTTTTTCACTTCCTCTGCAACGGAATATGCAATCTGACCAGACGACACCTTCCAGAAACAAAGAAGCATGACTGTGAACGGCATAAAGCATCCCATGAAATCCATAGCGATGTGGccctttgttgtttttaaaaatataaatgaaagatGTTCCCAAGCGTTAAAATTCAGCAACGCAATACAATCCGACAGACCTCACGTCTGCAAATGCGATTTTTAAGatccctgatttttttttttttttgggtggtgCAATGAAAACAAATGGAGTAGTTCTAATTATTAAGTCGCGGTCTGCAGCGACCCCATGTGGTACAACTGAGAATTATCTTgctttttatcattatttgttcattgatttcagacCCAATGCATGCTGTATAATTACTAAACTGATATCAGTTAAATAgcgtaaataatatatatatatatatatatatatatatatatatatatatatatatatatatatatatatatatatatatacaatttgttttatcagtttacaaaatgcaaagtgGGTGAACATAAGAAAAATCTCAAATCAATCAATATTTGTTGTGACTACACTTTTGCTTTCAATTCTAATATTTGCACACCTTGTACACTTTCACAAAGTCCAAACAGTTCACCAAAGTCGTTTTCTTTCGCAGAGACCGATAGAGCAACGACTGAACTGTTCTCCGCATACACATTCATAGAAGATGCATGAAAATGCGTTATCACTTACATCAAAAATATGTACAGACAGAACATATGGATAGAGGAGGAACTCATTTATCTGTTACTGAGACATAATACGGGGTGTTTTCTCTCTTGTCAAGTGCACTATTGACGATAGTGTATAATATTTCCCTATTGTGGATTCTAATACAAACAGAGAATTCTGAGATTTAAAACATTGAACTTTTTGTTGTGATTAACGCAATCACTGTGCTCAGGGCTCTGTTGTTGCCCTAAGCGATATTTTAGATTTTCGCCCACCAGACCCCATACCCACCACTAAAATTTTTTTACTACTGATTTTTCAAAACATTGCGAtaaataacataacataaatacAGAAAGgcattattataaacaaataaatataaagtacatAAATTGTAATAATCAATGGCAAACAACTGTCACTGTTTAACAGTAAAAGAAtcataaaacaatgtttttttttgcaaagtgcaaaacaacaatattttattttcagaaataaCAAGTTTTAAAACTGAACATGACTGGATTTCACTGTAGCAGAGTCATCAGTGACTACTTGACTTTGAACGACGGTGGTAAGTCTTGGATGCTTCTCATTTCCAGGACGAGTTGTTTTCCATCTATGtctaattttttaaagaaaggatGCTATGTATGGTAACTGCGTGcgccaaacaaaataaatgcttaATGGTGATGTTTTATAGTCGGATCATCAGCAGAAATAATTTTGTTATATGTGGGTGTAAAAGTGCACACTGGTCACAAGAGGGCGCACAAAAATATTGTGATGTTGcggtttttattaaaaaaaaaaaaaaaaactgcatgtatTACTTCCAAAAACTTCAGTAACCTGCAGGGTGAGTGAAGGATCTGTCTGGAAAAGCCATCCTACAAAagtacacagtaaacacacaatCCAGAAACCAAGATCATGAGATGaagtcatcatcatcaacaattTCAGTATGCAGAATTACTGATCCTgagatttttaatatttatgtttgtattcatttcaatatctttatttttttcacacagaCTCCATGTTTTGACGACTTAGGTCAATATTTTTAGTAGAAACTTTATGTAATGATTAGATAACTGACACTTTATTTTCTGATTGAAAAGATAATCTGGATGATCTAAATTAAAATTCACCAACTTTCTATtttgcttaaatatataaaaatttatcattacaaatcattttttagAGAAACAGTAAGATTGGCCTGTTATCCCTTAAATTGTCTTTATGATGTTATTTGATATCTTGCAAATACATCTAAAGCAGGTCTTATTAAGCAATTCTTAACATTTCTCATTAACATATGTCATCATTGTAAAGAAAAactgggtaaaaaaaagtgaTCTGCGCTAGATGGGACGGGTTAAGACTGCTAAAGTTAGAAAAAACTTGTAGCTTAAAAAAATTAGAACCAGTGCAGATGAaactgagcagtgtgtgtgcgtgtgtgtgttttcgttCACAATGAATGATGAAGTGGATTGAAAAACGTATAGAGCTctaaataaagagagacaggggTTGTCATGGCAACTGTTGCCATGGTGAGAGTGTTACATCCACTGAATGCAATTTGCAGCTATTATCATGTGATAAAATAAATAGGGGATGAAACAAGGGCATGCATATTATTAATTGCATTTGTAAAATTTAACTGATTCCAATGATTTGGATTTTTTAGGCTTTATTTATAAACTGATAAAGAGAAAAGTAAAccaatttataaattttttatttatattactgtaCTTACAAAATCAATTTTAAAGAAGCAATAACATTCTGGTACtgacgctatagaaataaatattatgttCATACATTCACTGACAAATATCCCACTATCCAAAGTAATGACGCAAAGTCAACACAAGATCTGCAAATAAATACTGAAGATTAAATGTACACACGTaattttaactacattttaatttctttttattaagtCTGGTTTAGATGCAAAAAGATTTTGAAAACTTTTTTGTTCATCTCATAATCTTCAGTCTGTCCAGATGGCATGCTTTACACACTGTTCAGATTTCAGTCACACATCCAACACTAGGCACCACCATGTCTGTGCTGAATCACAAAGCAcacaagtaaaaagaaaaaaaataataataataaaaaaagaggcacagtatttttaacctttttcttTCCATGTTTGGCCAGATGAACACTTGTGTTTAGAAACCATTAACAGGTTGCAGTTCCtcattactgtacataaaaCTGTCAATATATGCACAGTACATACGAACTATaaccaacaaacaaatattttttgtatatattagatagatagatagatagatagatagatagatagatagatagatagatagatagatagatagatagatagatagatgtgtagtttaatacacaaaatatatttgttgattcgatatatacatatgtgtcaATAAtttcatatacaatatattagtatatccaaacatttttaatataaggAGGTTGATTTCATGTTTATTCATAATCACTACAGATTTAACAACTGCAATACATAACCCAATTTTTTAATACacagtctttctcttttccacttattttctttcatctgCTTCATATTTTCTTATCTATTCCATCATATAACATAGCTggcatttttatcattttggcATTTTCAAACACTGCAGCAGGAACACAACGCAGAACGTAATGCACTTAACGCAAAGCAGCGATATACACAATACGCTTCTCGGTTGAATGTTACATATATACATGAGTGTTTGCCCTTTTTACatgtataaaacaataaaaaaacatttccaaaaatcTGCTTAAAGTTTGGCAAAAATTACCAAGCGATACAGCTCTTTATAGAAAAACAGTCTGATCATATGTAAAGAAGCAGTAAGTAGTATTTTACTCACAATATTCTCATTAATCTCAAGTTATGTCATGTTTTCTGTATGCTAGTCATATGATCAACCAGGTACATACTGTTTTAAGCATATTAACTATAATTTGGATGTCTAATATGCATTTTAGCAATTATTGCAGGAGATTTGATCAACTATGGCAATAAAGAAATGCTAAATTATTCCACTGGTTTCAGATGTACAAACCAACATCCTGATAAGTAATTAGTATGATTGTGTGAAATAATTGAAACATACAATTAGTTTGTGTTTAAGATTAGTAAACCCACCACTGTTTATCATTAAATGATCGAGTGAGTATGAAATTGATCGCTCTCTCTTTATACTAGTAAAGGTATTATATTTGTGCAACTCTCTCTTAAAATACACACCATTTTTTAACATATGAATGCTACTTATTGCTTCTTTAAAGCTTCATAGctacacacatctctgcacAGATTTGTTGGGTAGTCGCATTGAAAGCAGCAGAGTTTAAAAAATTTGATTAAGGTCTTGGTATGTAAACTAAAGTAGTCTTGAAAGCAGCAGATCTGAAATGACGGTAAAACGTCTTGTATACTGACAGGTAGTGTTAGCATTTATATGACCTGAGCTATATATGACCCCATCAGTGGGAAgctgaataaaatgtataaacataatGCAATGACTTCTCATAAatccacattttattcacaataaagcaTAGAAAACATGTTtgaactgaggaaatgtactattttttttatattgtaattctGGATTTGGTGGTCGCAACACATCTCTAAATTGTTGGGACTGGTCCATGTTTACCATTGTGTAGCATTCCCTTTTCTTATAACAGTCAGCGTACCCCAAGggaccatttttctttttcttaaaacagtacatttcctcagtttaaatatttgatctattgtgaataaaatatgggattATACGATTTGTAAACCACTGCATTCTGatattatgtacattttacccagtgtcccaacatttttgatAATGGGCTTGTACTCTATTGATTATCAGTATTTTGtggactgattttttttaaagtaacccTCATTTATTCGAAACTTGTGAACTAACTTTACAAGAGATAAGGGTGGACGAtatgttattggaaaataatgttAGGTGTTATCATAATTTTATTATGCCATTGAAAACTTCTAAACAAATCAAACTTAACTTTCGAAAGTTTTTTTCCAACTAATAATGTCCAGGTTATCATATATCCAATCAAGCCACATGCCTGGTTCAGGAAATTGTGCTcttcaaattatattttatgttcaaTGAATTTTTATTCAGTTCAACGTGCATGACCAAAGAAGCCCTGGTTTTGcatgcataataaataaagttcatTTCTAAGAccgaaaaaaataaagaaatactttTTTGAATGAGTCTCTTCTCATCTTGTCACAAATCCAGGGCTTTACCTTTTTAACAATCTTCCTTCTTCCTCTCAATAGTCAAAGTGCTTTCATGACTTATCTAAGTGATACAAAGTCTTCTTAGCCATGCAAAGCCTCTGCTTCGTTTACAGGTTGATGAGAGATACATCGGTCAGTCAGATGAGGTTTTTCATGTGCCACAAGTCTTTATTAAAGCTGAATTCTCACGAGTTCTCCAGCTAGACCACGTTTTCCTcacatttgaaatgtaatttatattcaGGATCAAGGTAAATCACTGCTGGATTCCTGCCAGAAAACAGAAAGCATGGTAAGGcaaaatataaagttttgtATATGTCAAATAGAGAACAATCCAGCTATCAAACAAACTCACATGTGCCTGAACCCTTTTTTCTAAAGGACATCATTTCATGTTTAGTTCAATCATAAATTTGAATCATTTttaattcttattattttagCAGGATGATGGCTGATAATGAATTAGTTGACTGCTAAAAACACAGTTGAAGTTATATTGTTGTTGCTGGATGTACAAAGACAGGAAcgttttttaaatcacattatttatttgttggttAAATGACCTGTAGATGTAACTGGTATTTATATTTCTCCTCCACAGCATAGTCGTATTAGCAGTAATGGGGTCAAACATTTGGTTAGTAAATAAACTGTAATGGAAACATTTGTAAATCAGCAAAGATTTATGCCTACTCAGTTCCACTCAATTCTACCAGATGCAAGTAGCTAAGGAAATTTCTGAGCTAACTGTATATGGACTATAATCACATATATATCAATTTACTTCTcacattttttacactttacatGTGCATTATTTACCTGcagtgtggaagatcttgattcaCTGGTGGTTGTAAGGGCAGCACTCCGTGGTATACTGGACACGATGAAGCCAGTGCCGTTAGGCAATGGCTGTCGAACCACCACCTTTCCTTTCCGTGTTTCAGCTAAAAACAGACTGTACCAGTATGCATCACTGGAGATGAGGGTGGAGTCACCGATAGTTGAGTTCCCCTGGCTGGCGACACTGTTTCGGCTCTGAACAGATGCTTTGGAAGGTTTGGGCTTCTGGCATTTCAGCACAATGATGACCAGAATGGTGATAAGGAGCAGAAAAGACACAGACCCCAGACTGAGCAAGAGATAGAGATTTAAATCTGTGAACAGGTCATATTCCATTGGCATCTCTGTTGTCTCTGTTAACTGTGTGACCAATACTTGTTCCACTGTGGAAACTTTGATGGTGACAGTGGCCGAGCGTGGAGGATTTCCATTATCTTTGGCTACAATCACGAGCCGCTGTTGTTTTGGATCTCGGTAGGTGAACATGCGAGCGGTCCTTACCTCACCATTGTAGTGGTCCAAAGTAAACAGTGATGCATCAGTGACCTGGAGGAATTGGTAGGTAACGCGTGAGTTTTGTGCTGAGTCAGCATCCAGTGCGATCACCTTAGTCACCAGTGAGCCCTGGTCAGCAGCCCGTGGAATCACCTGGTCAACAGCTGTCTCGTGAGCTCTCCAGGGTGACACGATTTGAGGCGCGTTGTCATTCTGGTCAAGAATGATTACATGTACTGTGGCATTGCTACTGAGCGATGGGATACCAGAGTCTCGAGCTTCTATGTGAAAGAGAAATTCCTTTTCACGCTCATAGTCGAAGGCACGCAGGGCATAAAGGTTCCCATTTTCCGGGTTCACTGAGAAAAGTGTAGACACAGACGTGTTGGAGATCTCTTTCTCTACTATAAAATAGACCAGGTATTGGTTTTCACTCAGGTCTGGATCATGTGCAGTGAGAGAGCAGAGAAGCTCACCTGGCTCATTGTTTTCATGGAGGTGAATCATGTAAAATGACTGGGGAaacacaggtgcattgtcattgACGTCTAGGATCTCCAAGCTAATGGTCTCATTGTCACTTAGTGGGGGAGTTCCCTGGTCCATTACATTAAGTGTGATCTCATAACTAGAGTCTTTCTCACGGTCTAATGGATCTTTGATAGTCAGTTCAAAGTAATCCTCGGATGATGATTTGTTAAGAAGAAAAGGCAACACCTCAGCATCAcgtaaagaaagaaacactttGCCATTATCTCCAGAATCTCTGTCACTTACACTGACCACAGCTATCACCGTTCCCAGAGGTGCATTCTCCTTAACTGATCTTTTAAAGGATTTAATCATGATGTCAGGAGAATTATCGTTTAAGTCGGTGATAAACACCAATATTTTGCATTGTGCCGAAAGTGGACTTACCGCTTTGTCTTTAGCTTCGACGTACATTTCAAAACTTTGAGTCTCCTCGTAATCAATCACGCCTTTCACTCGGATTTCCCCACTTGTGGGATCCAGCGAgaatttttcctgtgttttttcaGACGTGTACAGTGTGTAGGAGTATGCCACCTCAGCATTGGTGCCTTCATCTTTGTCTGTTGCATTGAGCTGCATAAAAAGCGTACCAAACGGGGCATTTTCGACCAGATCCACTGAATACACCTGCCTGTCGAACTGAGGAGCATTATCATTGGTGTCCAATACTTTCACGATGACAGTAGCAGTACCAGTGCGCGCCGGTGTGCCACCATCCACGGCTGTGAGGATGAGACTATGGACAGCCTGCTTTTCTCTGTCTAAAGGCGCTTGGAGAACGAGGTCCACGTATTTCGTTCCATCACTTCCTGATTGGATCTCAATGGTGAACTCGTCACTTTGGCCCAGGAAGTAAGTCTTGATAGAGTTTTCTCCAACATCAGCATCCACGGCGTTTGTTAAAGAGAATTTCTCTCCAGCCCTCGCAGATTCCGAGATATCCAGGGGGATGCGCTCTCTCCTGAACTGAGGGGCGTTATCGTTTATGTCCATGATTTCCAGCTCGAGATTAAATATGCGTAAGGGATTCTCGATCACAACGTCCATTTTAAGGAAGCAGGAGGATGAGGTCTTTGCGGGACAGAGGTGCTCTCTGTCAATGTTTTCGGTCACGAACATATCTCCGCTCTCTTTGTTAATGTCCAGGTATTTTTTGCTGTGGATGTAGTCGAGCTTCGCGTTGCGCTCGACGAGACTGCGCGCTTCCAGTCCCAAATCTGCTGCTAAATTCGCCACCACGGTTCCTTCTGCAGTTTCCTCCGGGATGGAGTACCGCGTCACGGTGGAAGCTAAACCCCATAGCGCGGTAAACATCAGCAATCTGACGTGCCATAACCTCCTGTAAAATGCGAAAGCTTGCAGATCCATTGCAAACAGAAAACGTGCCGATCCGAATAAAAAAACCGAGATCACTGAGGAATTAGAAATTaactctctctctat encodes:
- the LOC124393343 gene encoding protocadherin alpha-2-like is translated as MDFMGCFMPFTVMLLCFWKVSSGQIAYSVAEEVKKGTVVGNIAKDLNIDVHDMEARLFQLVSGSNKKYFDVNLKTGVLFVSERIDREDFCAFDQKCVLNIEALAQNPHHLYRIEITIVDINDNAPHFPLNTFKLNITENTSPGERFLLPVAEDDDIGSNALKGYRLNTNEFFSVDVQTDEQSVSAELVLQKALDREKQSALHLLLIALDGGKPPKTGTLNIIVDVIDVNDNSPVFIKNIYKVKVKENIALGTKILSVSASDLDEDSNGDIVYSISGHGKSKKNVFTIIPETGQIVVNEHLDYEENRAVELRVQARDKGSPPKSTHCKVLVEILDENDNAPEIKTTPLLESVKENTKLGTAVALVTVTDNDGGKNGVVRLSIKGFFPFLLELSYKNHYSLLVNGVLDIENISQYNIPLVAVDEGTPPLSSSAIITVNIADVNDNAPRFPTPLMHAYIRENGQVGDFVVRVFAEDSDLGRNAELSYSLLENSSNGARVSPMINVNSVNGEIYTTQSFNYEEIKQLQFIVEATDSGVPPLSSNVTVNVFILDENDNSPVFLPPYSDPGSVNSENIPYSAEVGYFVAKVRAVDSDSGYNALLSYHITEPKGTNLFRIGTSTGEIRTKRRMSDNDLKTHPLIITVSDHGEPSLSTSMSIEVVVVENMDSLQPSLRQVPVKEENFSNMNLYLLIAIVSVSVIFLLSLIALIASKCYRTDGAFSSSSVPVVTTHPDGSWSYSKSTQQYDVCFSSDTLKSDVVVFPSPFPPADAELISINGGDTFSRIQTLPSTGKTQN
- the LOC124393325 gene encoding protocadherin alpha-C2, with product MDLQAFAFYRRLWHVRLLMFTALWGLASTVTRYSIPEETAEGTVVANLAADLGLEARSLVERNAKLDYIHSKKYLDINKESGDMFVTENIDREHLCPAKTSSSCFLKMDVVIENPLRIFNLELEIMDINDNAPQFRRERIPLDISESARAGEKFSLTNAVDADVGENSIKTYFLGQSDEFTIEIQSGSDGTKYVDLVLQAPLDREKQAVHSLILTAVDGGTPARTGTATVIVKVLDTNDNAPQFDRQVYSVDLVENAPFGTLFMQLNATDKDEGTNAEVAYSYTLYTSEKTQEKFSLDPTSGEIRVKGVIDYEETQSFEMYVEAKDKAVSPLSAQCKILVFITDLNDNSPDIMIKSFKRSVKENAPLGTVIAVVSVSDRDSGDNGKVFLSLRDAEVLPFLLNKSSSEDYFELTIKDPLDREKDSSYEITLNVMDQGTPPLSDNETISLEILDVNDNAPVFPQSFYMIHLHENNEPGELLCSLTAHDPDLSENQYLVYFIVEKEISNTSVSTLFSVNPENGNLYALRAFDYEREKEFLFHIEARDSGIPSLSSNATVHVIILDQNDNAPQIVSPWRAHETAVDQVIPRAADQGSLVTKVIALDADSAQNSRVTYQFLQVTDASLFTLDHYNGEVRTARMFTYRDPKQQRLVIVAKDNGNPPRSATVTIKVSTVEQVLVTQLTETTEMPMEYDLFTDLNLYLLLSLGSVSFLLLITILVIIVLKCQKPKPSKASVQSRNSVASQGNSTIGDSTLISSDAYWYSLFLAETRKGKVVVRQPLPNGTGFIVSSIPRSAALTTTSESRSSTLQESSSDLP